The nucleotide window ACGGGGAGGGGGGAGATTGTTGTTCTGACACTGTTAACAAACCTATCAACTTGTCtacttgtttttgcccccaACACCCCACCATCCCCACCAACCCCACCTTACCTTACCCCTCCTTCTTTTGTAATTACCCCCCTCCTGTGCCAGCTCTATTAAACACAACAGTAGAACATCAGCACATCAATTAAAACATAAACACCCCACATTGCCAAGTAGGATACCCCCATTACCCccttattaaagaaaaaaaacaccaaacaaacCTGCCCTGTTCTACATTTAacactgaatttttatttttcatgataatgcatgataatgatgatgaggaggaggaggaggagggggatgCATGAACTCCTTGAAGAAAATGTCcaattgaaataaattaataaaattaataaacctCTGCAACACCTAATCAAAGCATTGACTGACCAGACCCCGCCCCCctgttctctgattggtcagggtGTCATACAGGGGCGTGGTGAATCCCAGTGCGTATAAAGGCGCAGAGAGTGGCGCTAGTGTGCACGGATTTGTATAAGGAGAATAAGGAGAAAAGGCGCTTTTGTGAGACGCGGTGCGTAAAACGCGACTCCGACtgcttcatgtttttatttatttttgcctggTGTCTGACTCTCTCGAACCCGGAGTCGTGTTTGTGCGTCTTCACCAAGATCCGACTGCTGATTTCAAGGCGGAAAAGCAGAGGAAAGGgataataaaaaagaaggaaagacagGCAGAGACGCGTTTCTCCAGCCATTTTGGGTTGCATGAGAAGCggactgtttatttttttttttattttatttttttttctgttactgaaactggttgctttttttttttatttttcacaccaaaaaaaaaggataagtGAAGAAGAAATGCCGCTGTTGGAGCTCTAAAGGGGGACActgcctttcttttttattttcttctcctttttttaaaccagaggAGAGATAAAGCACGCGTTTAATAAAAAAGCCGAACCCCGAGACCAGACTACGGACGATGGAGCGCTACCTGTCGGGTATCTACCTGCTCCTGGCGCTCTTGACTCTGCGGCGGTCGAGCGGCGCCACGGCGAAGGAGCTGAGCTGCCAGGAGATCGCCGTGCCGCTGTGCAAGGGCATCGGATACAACTACACCTACATGCCGAACCAGTTCAACCACGACACGCAGGACGAGGCGGGCCTGGAGGTGCATCAGTTCTGGCCGCTGGTGGAGATCCAGTGCTCGGCGGATCTGCGTTTTTTCCTGTGCAGCATGTACACACCCATCTGTCTGGAGGACTACAAGAAGCCGCTGCCGCCGTGCCGCAGCGTGTGCGAGCGCGCCCGTGCCGGCTGCGCGCCCCTCATGCGCCAGTACGGCTTCCCGTGGCCCGACCGCATGCGCTGCGAGCTGCTGCCCGTGCAGGGCACCCCTGACACGCTGTGCATGGACTACAACCGGACGGACGCCACGACCGCCGCGCCGGTGCTGCCGAAACCCACAGGTTACCCCGGCAGGGCGCACGGAGGTGGCCGCGGTGCGAGCGGCGGAGGACACGCTAAGCGCAAGCCGGTGACGCAGCCGTGCGAGGCCGGGTGTCAGTGCCGCGCGCCCATGGTGCGTTTGAGCAGCGAGCGGCACCCGCTGTACAACCGCGTGAAAACGGGAAGGACCCCGAACTGCGCGATGCCCTGCCATAACCCGTTCTTTACCCCGGATGAGCGCGCTTTTACCGCCTTCTGGATCGGCTTGTGGTCGGTGCTGTGCTTCGTGAGCACCTTCGCCACCGTGGCCACGTTCCTGATCGACATGGAGCGATTCAAGTATCCAGAGCGCCCTATCATCTTCCTCTCCGCGTGCTACATGTTTGTGTCCGTGGGTTACATCGTGCGTCTAATCGCGGGCCACGAGCGGGTCGCCTGCAGCCGAGAACATGACGTGGAACACGTCCACTATGAAACCACCGGCCCTGCGCTGTGCACCGTGGTCTTCCTGCTGATCTACTTCTTCGGCATGGCCAGCTCCATATGGTGGGTGATCTTGTCTCTTACCTGGTTCTTGGCGGCGGGGATGAAGTGGGGAAACGAGGCTATTGCGAGCTATTCTCAGTACTTTCACCTGGCTGCGTGGCTCATCCCGAGCATGAAGTCTATAGCCGTCCTGGCACTGAGCTCTGTGGACGGCGATCCTGTTGCGGGCATCTGCTACGTGGGGAACCAGAACCTGGACAACCTGCGGGGTTTCGTGCTCGCCCCGCTGCTCATCTACCTGTGCATCGGAGCCATGTTTCTGCTGGCCGGGTTTGTGTCTCTGTTTCGCATCCGCAGTGTCATCAAGCAGGGTGGCACCAAAACGGACAAGCTTGAGAAACTCATGATCCGGATCGGGGTGTTCACGGTGCTCTACACGGTGCCCGCTGCCGTCATCGTGGCCTGTTACTTCTACGAACAGCACAACCGGCAGCGCTGGGAAGCAGCACACAACTGCGCCTGTGCCCTGGACCGCGAGCGAGACGCCGAGAGGCCTGACTACGCCGTGTTCATGCTCAAGTACTTCATGTGCCTGGCTGTGGGCATCACGTCGGGCGTGTGGGTCTGGTCAGGGAAGACTGTGGAGTCATGGCGGGCCTTGTGCGCACGCTGCTGTCGGTGCCGCTGGGCAGGGAAAGGTGCGAGCAGCTCGGCATACAGCGACGTGAGCGCAGGACTGACGTGGCGCTCAGGGACGGCCAGCTCGGTCTCCTGCGCCAAGCAGATGCCTTTGTCCCGGGTCTAGAGGAGCTCGGCGTACCagttcctgcttttttttttcctcacacactcacacacatttccatACAAATAAACTGCCGAAGGGTTTCTGTTAAGCGGAAAGACTGGCTGAAACAATCGAACACATCAGTGTGTGGTTTACTTTCCTGCCATTTCTATTCATATGGACATGACATGCAATCAGTGATGCTGAGAGAGAATCAGGCTTCGCATCGTCCCACATGGTGCTGAACATTTCCACCAACCCTTTCACATTTACGCTCAAAAGTTTTCGCCttcatttctttcattattctctgtttctttttttgtttttttttaagaatgtctaaacaatcaaaaaaatatcaaagacgctttctctctctctctctctctctctctctctctctctctctctctcagacaagccttaaaaagtcttaaaatcCTAGTGCTCCTATATTTCTACGggttcttgttttttattaatgtatttatacagtTCTGTGCAAAAGGTGTAAATTTtgtataaagaagaagaaaaagatttataaGATTATTGTAAATGTGTACATAGTGTAGATGTCATTCGGAGAGGATAAAATATCGcttttattttgacaataaaatattttggagAAATCTTTAATCGGACACCTTTTTCTCCCTGTGCATCTTTTAACGCTTGTAACTTTTCTTCGTTTGCTCGTTCTGATGGTGACTGTATTATTGAAAATGCTGGCTATagaggtgtttttttctttgtgcagGTCTTGTGAAGTGAAGCCCTTTTCTTGGCTATCAGGGTCGTAATTAGAGGCGAGCAGCTCGAGCTGGAGAAGCTCCATCATTGTTGTGTTCACCacttaatttaataaaagagGGCCGAGTGAATGGGGTTTAAATGCGAGAGAAAAGGGGCCGCTTTTCATCCACGGGGACACTTTGATCTTTCTTTAAAGTCTCGGATAAAGGTGACATGTACATagaaccttcttttttttctgtacttactgatgcaccaagttgTCTAATGTCTAATCAGAGACCCTCACGCTTTTGATCGACGGTATTGAAACGGTAGCACTCGGGGGGCCCGGGctccacttctttttttttttttttttttttttttcgtagaCTTTGTAactgtttgaatttttttcagcATGCTGTGGAAAACGTCTCGTTTGAGCTCGGCTGCATTATTTAATCACGTAGGTTAGCTTCACGCTGAATGGAAGCCCTACAGGTGGTCCCCTTTACCTAATCTGACATGGaaaggtttttttatgttattgtgGAGCTCTGACAGCACTGTATTAACACTCCTAGAAAGAGCTTCCCAATCAAACGTGGGTGTCATGCAAAGGAAAAACAATCTTCTTGCTTTTGTCATCATTTTGGTGCAatcttgaatttttttctttccatcgtATTGCTTGCTTTTTGGTCACATAATCAGGACGTTAACAAACCCTTTATGAGCTTGAAAAGAGTTTATTTAAGTAGCAGAAAGCATTAAGGAGCACACAGCCAGTAGGTGAATACAGTCATtacattgattttaaaaaaagcttataAAGCCTGTGGAACACTGATGTTAAATGATTTTATGCCCATCACTCTGCCTTAACCTCAGAGCCATCACTGAAACATCACAAGTGCACTTTAACATGTTTATTCTGCTCTTCCTGTTCTCTAACCAGAGACTCTCACATTTCTACACGTTTGCACTCATCTGCTGTTTTCGAATAAGCTGAGATTTCACCTGCACATCAACAGAAACCATTCATCAGAAGTTCATTTAATCAgataacaatataaaattataaataaatacattataactctttccaaatttttttattttgtctagaAAGTCTAATATCAAATATGTATGCATCTGTCCAGGtgttatttctgtttgtttttttaattgaattgacaAATATGTGAACTTATAGCGCCATCTAGAGGCTAGTATTATAAACAGCTTAAATCGTAGGatttttgcaacaaaaaaaggcCAAAAGTGCTCGAGTTGGTCTTTAGTGAAGCTAAAACACTGACAACATTCAGagacttgctttatttataccACAAAAAGaattgcacacttttttaaaagtaatttattgtttttaaaagctaCACCATGATGCATGCAAATGCTTCAACGGgtctttaaatgtttatatatttggaTATTACCAAAAATCCAACAgacttgaagtttgtaaaaatattattgtCATGTAATCAGATCGAATTAATCTTGAGAGGtgtctgttttgtttaatatttaaattgaagCAAGTGCTTTCATTTCAATGACCTCTGAAGCAGCATGTGAATGTCACTGCTTTGAAGGCTGAGAAAATTCAAACAGTGCAAAGGAAACGAGTCGTTTTAAGAAATGAGAATCAAAGTAAAACAACAGTGAGACAAAAGTGATTCATCTTTCATCAGTCCTGTACGGAAATGCGTATCCATGAGCAGCATGTCATTGTGTATTAGGACATAAACATTTCATagatttatctatctatctatctatctatctatctatctatctgtctgtctgtctgtctgtctgtctgtctgtctgtctgtctgtctgtctgtctgaaaaaaggaaacactcacagcaaataaacaataaaccataaacagtctatctgtctgtctgtctgtctgtctgtctgtctgtctgtctgtctgtctgtctatctatctatctatctatctatctatctatctatctatctatctatctatctatctatctattcatccatccatccatccatccagttaTTTATGCTGATGTACACCAATGACATGGAAGATGCTGAATATTTATCTGATtgattgaacacacacactaattaattTGTGCGTAATCGACTCCTAATGCAAATTATGAAATATGGCTCAGGGTGTGTAACGTGTGTAACACGCTGTTTCGGGGCCGATTCATGCTAATTAATGCTATATTCCTCCTTTAGATATCCAAATATTGGAAAAGTTTGGAAAACACATGTAGCCGTTTGTGTGATTTCATGTCGGTTCATATCAACACATCCTCTGTTTATAAACCTATTGCAGTGTAAGGATATAAAGTGTCAGTATAACCTGCCTCAGACATGCTGCATCTCTCAAATAGTTTCCAGCACCTGTCTCGAAAGattaaaagaagagaaaaagaagaacattttaaagaaaaaaaaagaagaagcatttaaagggaaataaagaaatatcatttaaagaaaaaaaagaagatgcatttaaagaaaaaaaagcattaaaagaaaagaaataaaaagaagcatAAACAATAGGAGAagaaacattaaaagaaaaccatttaatgaaaaaaaaaacaccaccaccacacaggcacaaaataaataaaaaaaatcataaaataaacacCCCATTGGgattttttgaaaaagaaaaaaaaaatgtagacagctaatagatttttttgtgtacatttttttccatcgAAATGTTTTAACGATTTATCATGATGTGAATTTTTGTCAAGATGACATGAATGCTAGAGAAGCGCATTTccttagctttttttttccttcctttttttttcccttagcTTCTCCTCAAACATttcaatttgattttatttgtttatcacTTTTAACAGTGTATCGAATACGAATATcgattttaaatgtatagatTAATTTATACCTGTGAGTTTATCTCTAACGATTGAGCCAGAGGTGAGAGCAGTGATGTCTCTGACATTCTCTccggaagaaaccttgagaggaaacacacTCAAACTGGATGATTATCTGCTTATGGGAATTGTAGTCCTGCTGTATTTCACTGTGCCACAAGAATGTCtcaggagtgcatttgttttattcttgcATTCTCTTCTGACCGATGAATTGttgttaaaaccattaaaagcttTAGAATTGACCATGTTTTTCCAAAGACTGTAGAAGCAAAAGGTTTGAGCAGGTTAACTTCTTTAATCCTTTAATACCAATAATCAGTAAGAACTAATCCAAAGAAATACAATTcctttatatttgtatagcacttttaacactccataatgacaatgtaaaagaatatcgtttgaaatatttgcatatttatataaaaaaatataaattatattatatataataataatttttttttataataataataataataataattattattattattattattattattattattattatagggaCACATTGTGATATGTATCTTAcagctgtaaatgtaataaacgaTCACTTTAAAGATAACAGGATTTCTTTTCAAAGACAAATTTTCTTAAATTTAAACCATCCAGATGTTGGTCACTTTATATCTTTTGCTCGAATACTTCAGTGAAATCATTGTATTATTTGCTCTGTATGATTGCTCTGTATGattatttctacattttcaCAACGAACAttctctcaaagcagctttactgaatttaagagttaaggtgaatgatgtgtattttttccagatgagcagccatggctctgtgggaaggaaaaactcccttagatgttaagaggaaccagactcaaaagggggaacccatcctcacttGGCTCATTGTGCACTTGAAAGCTGGAAATGCCCACCGTAGCCACCGTGTATTGTGACTTATTGTGTTGCATTTAGTTCAAAGGGTCCTtcaaaacaacaagcaaaagaAGCCATTCGCGAAGGAAATCACCAAAGGACAAATTTGCTCTCGATATTCTTTGAGCTGTTTTTTATACTAAATGCAAATCAGTGCTTTGATGGAGGTTTCAGGTTATCACTACCTCAGGtggaaacaaaataacaaagcaaggccatttgtatttgtaatctatttgcTTGTTTTGAAGTCTGCACGTTCAGACCAACCAGCGGTGTGTGATGCTTAGTTTTAGCTAAACTAAGTTTTAACTAAGTTTTAAGCCCCTGTTTACACGAGTAACAGTGATCCTGTTACCAAACCACTGGAGGGAAATACAATGTAAAGAAAAGATCCTTAGAAAAGAGTCGACTCCCACAGATTACTGAAAAAAGAGTTTCTTGAACAGTTGACTCATTTTTAAAAGTCTCATAAAACTCTGAAATTACTGTGCTGAGACACAAGAGGGCAGCAGTGGAGGGTCACGTTCGcctttacatttatgtcatttggcaCACAGTCtcatccagagcaat belongs to Silurus meridionalis isolate SWU-2019-XX chromosome 4, ASM1480568v1, whole genome shotgun sequence and includes:
- the fzd8a gene encoding frizzled-8a, with protein sequence MERYLSGIYLLLALLTLRRSSGATAKELSCQEIAVPLCKGIGYNYTYMPNQFNHDTQDEAGLEVHQFWPLVEIQCSADLRFFLCSMYTPICLEDYKKPLPPCRSVCERARAGCAPLMRQYGFPWPDRMRCELLPVQGTPDTLCMDYNRTDATTAAPVLPKPTGYPGRAHGGGRGASGGGHAKRKPVTQPCEAGCQCRAPMVRLSSERHPLYNRVKTGRTPNCAMPCHNPFFTPDERAFTAFWIGLWSVLCFVSTFATVATFLIDMERFKYPERPIIFLSACYMFVSVGYIVRLIAGHERVACSREHDVEHVHYETTGPALCTVVFLLIYFFGMASSIWWVILSLTWFLAAGMKWGNEAIASYSQYFHLAAWLIPSMKSIAVLALSSVDGDPVAGICYVGNQNLDNLRGFVLAPLLIYLCIGAMFLLAGFVSLFRIRSVIKQGGTKTDKLEKLMIRIGVFTVLYTVPAAVIVACYFYEQHNRQRWEAAHNCACALDRERDAERPDYAVFMLKYFMCLAVGITSGVWVWSGKTVESWRALCARCCRCRWAGKGASSSAYSDVSAGLTWRSGTASSVSCAKQMPLSRV